The following coding sequences are from one Melanotaenia boesemani isolate fMelBoe1 chromosome 17, fMelBoe1.pri, whole genome shotgun sequence window:
- the ncdn gene encoding neurochondrin yields the protein MADSDGVPPGGSGRSTEGEEQGGVGGGGGDEGGGGGLTEAQGQVLDRCLHALQHAKNDSHTLAALLLITRLCPASQLDKPTLRRIFEAVGLNLPARLLVTALQGSEDSGLPPYELLSLGSALLAALSTDPDMASHPQLLATVPLLMGILANEPLLKQQNRARSGPEYKVQSANETKPVSRPDSDDVSDDVSEAGRSLESEEASRLDEALAADCYQVLMAVCALPRGPDQLLSRGAIPALCQAVDQNQTLSQQRGLPLLGRLLSGKTKDWAWSRHLTELCTLLLRRCKNFCQSSDQNRLGMCAQLVQFLPPAEVAAEIEELRGALSHVWVALRPMLQAKLTPRQIGPVLVLSACLLDLYGWELVGPPKFCCLLVNRACVEVRMGLEEPPGTDLSPELQQTLTGCYRIMEAAIEQACSMGDAPSAAPPHTATSVLNLQQSRQVLGILEEAFSAVMYHLQQVDPSRYGDPFIFATFRSLCSWLAEETSCLKQEVTRLLPFLIGYTRRHLQAGSSEQDLSDWMTKMSVGVGSGAWTGAEALRYLLPALCHLSAEEGPRKVLLTLDTPALLVDFLSQNWVFLKKRSGSVWSRDPSTETACSALLNFTVTEPERVRTDLCFRTLDAHLSEALPVLVNKPRLLVLAVNYCTLGLMMSRLQSPPTGSVEAGQRRFLSAALRFLRGALDSGSGPVRVSVGWEESWDEAAELWRLSLQALGSCIRTQSWILALLRDEGWLRDTLGLLSKGSVLPDRSTEEVLEEVLCAAVERCPVCKKEISDVMRRSDEGALSRMRSLRKSVGLK from the exons ATGGCTGACAGTGACGGTGTGCCTCCCGGCGGGAGCGGTAGGAGTACCGAAGGAGAGGAGCAGGGAGGAGTAGGAGGCGGCGGAGGtgatgaaggtggaggaggCGGCTTGACTGAAGCCCAGGGACAGGTGTTGGACAGGTGTCTGCACGCGCTCCAACACGCCAAAAACGACAGTCACACGttagctgctctgctgctg ATAACTCGCTTGTGTCCGGCGAGCCAGCTGGACAAGCCCACCCTGCGGCGCATCTTTGAGGCGGTGGGGCTCAACCTTCCGGCTCGGCTCCTGGTGACCGCCCTCCAGGGGAGCGAGGACTCAGGTTTACCCCCCTACGAGCTTCTCTCTCTGGGCTCGGCTCTGCTGGCTGCTCTGAGCACAGACCCAGACATGGCGTCACACCCCCAGCTCCTCGCCACCGTCCCCCTCCTGATGGGCATCCTGGCCAATGAGCCACTGTTGAAGCAGCAGAACCGAGCCAGGTCCGGTCCAGAATACAAAGTCCAGTCTGCAAACGAGACAAAACCGGTGAGCAGACCAGACAGTGATGATGTCAGCGATGATGTCAGCGAAGCAGGAAGGTCATTGGAGTCTGAGGAAGCGTCCCGGCTGGACGAGGCCCTTGCTGCTGACTGCTACCAGGTTCTGATGGCCGTGTGTGCCTTACCCAGGGGCCCCGACCAGCTCCTGagcaggggggccattcctgcTCTGTGCCAGGCggtggaccagaaccagactctCAGCCAGCAGAGGGGGCTGCCCCTGTTGGGCCGCCTCCTCTCTGGTAAAACCAAAGACTGGGCCTGGAGCAGACACCTGACAGAACTCTGCACTCTGCTGCTGAGACGCTGCAAAAACTTCTGTCAGTCCTCGGACCAGAACCGACTTGGTATGTGCGCCCAGCTGGTGCAGTTCCTGCCCCCAGCAGAGGTGGCAGCAGAGATTGAGGAGCTGAGGGGGGCCTTGAGCCATGTGTGGGTGGCGCTGAGACCCATGCTGCAGGCCAAGCTAACACCCCGACAAATTGGGCCGGTACTGGTGCTCAGCGCCTGCTTACTGGATTTATACGGGTGGGAACTGGTTGGACCACCAAAGTTCTGCTGCCTGCTGGTGAACCGGGCCTGTGTAGAGGTCAGGATGGGTTTAGAGGAACCACCTGGGACCGACCTGAGCCCGGAGCTGCAGCAGACACTCACAG GCTGTTACCGGATCATGGAGGCTGCCATCGAGCAGGCTTGCAGCATGGGAGACGCACCGAGCGCCGCACCTCCCCACACCGCCACCTCTGTTCTCAACCTGCAGCAGAGCCGGCAGGTCCTCGGGATCCTGGAGGAGGCCTTTTCTGCTGTGATGTACCACCTGCAACAg gtGGATCCCAGTCGTTATGGCGACCCTTTCATCTTCGCCACCTTCCGCTCTCTGTGCTCATGGCTGGCTGAGGAGACTTCCTGTTTGAAGCAGGAAGTGACCCGACTGCTGCCGTTTCTGATTGGCTACACACGGCGCCACCTGCAGGCCGGGAGCTCCGAGCAGGACCTCTCTGATTGGATGACCAAGATGTCTGTGGGCGTGGGGAGCGGGGCCTGGACGGGCGCAGAGGCTCTGAG GTACCTCCTCCCGGCTCTGTGCCACCTGTCAGCAGAGGAGGGTCCCAGGAAAGTGCTGCTCACCCTGGACACCCCCGCCCTGCTGGTGGACTTCCTGTCCCAGAACTGGGTTTTCCTGAAGAAGAGGAGCGGCTCTGTGTGGTCCAGAGATCCCAGCACCGAAACGGCGTGCTCCGCCCTCCTGAACTTCACCGTCACAGAACCAGAGAGAGTCAG GACCGACCTGTGTTTCCGGACCCTGGACGCCCATCTGAGCGAAGCACTTCCCGTTCTGGTGAACAAGCCCCGCCTCCTGGTCCTGGCAGTAAATTACTGCACTTTGGGCCTGATGATGAGCAGACTGCAGTCTCCTCCCACAG gCTCGGTGGAAGCAGGCCAGAGGCGTTTCCTCTCCGCGGCGCTCCGGTTCCTCCGTGGCGCCCTGGACTCCGGCTCCGGTCCAGTCCGGGTGAGCGTGGGCTGGGAGGAGAGCTGGGACGAAGCTGCAGAACTCTGGCGGTTATCTCTGCAGGCTCTGGGAAGCTGCATCCGGACCCAGTCCTGGATCCTGGCCCTGCTCAGAGACGAAGGCTGGCTCAGAGACACGCTCGGCTTGCTGAGCAAAGGCAGCGTGCTGCCGGACCGCAGCACCGAGGAGGTTCTGGAGGAGGTGCTGTGTGCGGCGGTGGAGCGCTGCCCCGTCTGCAAGAAGGAGATCTCAGATGTGATGAGGAGGAGTGATGAAGGAGCTCTGAGCAGGATGAGGAGTCTGAGGAAGTCGGTGGGCCTGAAGTGA